Proteins encoded within one genomic window of Streptomyces sp. NBC_01314:
- a CDS encoding class I SAM-dependent methyltransferase, with translation MPAQHDIAAETELWDTFATSAFKEDAEPGFRWTQYAGHGPGPELLGDPRRVLEIGCGTGRALAHLAERGIAARGVDLSPVMVEKTTTKWAGTGAEFVCCEVLEYLSGHEKVYDAVYSIFGAAWFTDPGRLFPLVRQRLRPGGVFVFSQPPAIPGAYGPQGMYKGGFAGKAMFTYRYSYRPAVWERLLTRAGFATAEARVLDAPHPGHIGTLLVRAVAP, from the coding sequence TTGCCCGCACAACACGACATCGCCGCCGAGACGGAGCTGTGGGACACCTTCGCCACTTCCGCCTTCAAGGAAGACGCGGAGCCGGGCTTCCGCTGGACCCAGTACGCCGGTCACGGACCCGGCCCGGAGCTGCTGGGCGACCCGCGCCGCGTGCTGGAGATCGGCTGCGGCACCGGCCGCGCCCTCGCCCACCTTGCTGAGCGCGGCATCGCCGCTCGGGGTGTCGACCTGTCTCCCGTCATGGTCGAGAAGACCACCACGAAGTGGGCCGGTACCGGTGCGGAGTTCGTGTGTTGCGAGGTGCTGGAGTACCTGAGCGGGCACGAGAAGGTGTACGACGCGGTCTACTCGATCTTCGGAGCCGCCTGGTTCACCGACCCGGGCCGTCTCTTCCCCCTTGTCCGCCAACGGCTCAGGCCCGGCGGCGTCTTCGTGTTCTCGCAGCCGCCGGCCATCCCTGGCGCGTACGGGCCGCAGGGCATGTACAAGGGAGGCTTCGCCGGAAAGGCGATGTTCACCTACCGCTACAGCTACCGCCCGGCCGTCTGGGAGCGCCTGCTCACCCGGGCCGGGTTCGCCACGGCTGAGGCGCGGGTGCTCGACGCGCCTCACCCGGGGCACATCGGGACGCTCCTCGTGCGCGCGGTCGCTCCATGA
- a CDS encoding NUDIX hydrolase, which translates to MTDTSQRGAMCDASVIVARDADGMVAVLTAEFPQHGGEYVFLPGGRREDGETPDECARRELREEAGVTAQTWRPLGSYAITLKSTARIHLFLAEGLTCGPQQLTPSEETFKLMWWPMPDAIRAATEGRFLLQGGPLALLLAQQVIAV; encoded by the coding sequence ATGACCGACACATCCCAACGGGGGGCGATGTGCGACGCCTCCGTCATCGTGGCCCGAGACGCGGACGGCATGGTTGCCGTCCTGACCGCCGAGTTCCCCCAGCACGGCGGCGAGTACGTGTTCCTGCCCGGGGGCCGCCGGGAGGACGGCGAGACACCGGATGAGTGCGCGCGACGCGAGCTGCGCGAGGAAGCCGGCGTCACCGCCCAGACCTGGCGGCCCCTCGGCTCGTACGCCATCACCCTGAAATCCACTGCCCGCATCCACCTTTTCCTGGCCGAAGGTCTCACCTGCGGCCCGCAGCAGCTCACGCCCAGCGAAGAGACCTTCAAGCTCATGTGGTGGCCGATGCCTGACGCGATCCGGGCCGCCACCGAGGGACGCTTTCTGCTTCAGGGGGGTCCGCTGGCGCTGCTGCTGGCCCAGCAGGTCATCGCGGTCTGA